One stretch of Syntrophorhabdaceae bacterium DNA includes these proteins:
- a CDS encoding adenine deaminase C-terminal domain-containing protein, translating into TKGYPLKCFFVAPPLTPPFPKMEGAIGISFKDFSRLLKRDDFLGIGEAYWTRVVEGDDRVLAQAALAISLGKNIDGHSAGARGKKLIEYLVTGVTSCHESIQMDEVMEKLRFGVYNMVREGFVRQELPELYKIKDLPVDMRRIILTSDFFDAVMLTEEGYLDSIARKAIGYGFSPIETIKTMTINPADYLGLRHVGAIAPLRHADILFLTDLEKISIDRVMAMGEVVVEKGEFIGKAPEHLFPALVMNTIKTSKVTADDFRVKARSKDNTIRVIQVANPTITREVTHQPEVRNGFIQKDLREDIIPTAVINRTKPKQMGKGFIKGTGITDGAVATSIIWDSCNIFTIGSDEEDLKAAVNRLIELQGGIVISKHGKIIFEFPMPAFGLMPLISLKEIAAKTRELQGKLEEIGARLEKPFLTIQTIPFTGLPFLRITDKGLADIKSRKLVSIFVK; encoded by the coding sequence ACGAAAGGCTATCCCCTCAAGTGCTTTTTCGTCGCGCCGCCTTTGACTCCTCCTTTTCCTAAAATGGAGGGAGCGATAGGCATTTCGTTCAAGGATTTCTCCCGTCTTTTAAAACGGGATGATTTTTTGGGTATCGGCGAAGCGTACTGGACACGGGTAGTGGAAGGGGACGACAGGGTCCTCGCGCAAGCGGCCCTGGCCATATCGCTCGGGAAGAATATCGACGGCCATTCCGCCGGCGCCCGGGGCAAGAAGCTCATCGAATACCTGGTTACCGGGGTCACGTCTTGCCATGAATCAATCCAGATGGACGAGGTAATGGAGAAACTCCGGTTCGGCGTCTACAATATGGTAAGAGAAGGCTTCGTCCGCCAGGAGCTGCCCGAGCTTTACAAGATCAAGGACCTTCCGGTGGATATGCGAAGAATAATACTCACCTCAGATTTCTTCGATGCCGTGATGCTCACCGAAGAGGGGTACCTCGATTCGATCGCCCGAAAAGCGATAGGCTATGGATTTTCCCCTATAGAGACAATCAAGACCATGACTATCAATCCTGCCGATTATCTCGGTTTGCGACACGTGGGGGCCATTGCGCCGCTGCGTCACGCGGATATCCTCTTCCTCACCGACCTCGAGAAAATTTCGATAGACCGGGTTATGGCCATGGGTGAGGTGGTGGTGGAAAAAGGAGAATTCATCGGCAAGGCCCCCGAGCACCTTTTCCCTGCCCTCGTAATGAACACGATCAAAACCAGCAAGGTCACAGCGGACGACTTTCGCGTAAAGGCGCGCTCAAAGGACAATACCATCCGGGTGATCCAGGTGGCAAACCCCACCATCACGAGGGAAGTGACCCATCAACCGGAGGTAAGAAACGGGTTTATACAGAAAGACCTGAGAGAAGATATCATCCCAACCGCGGTGATCAACAGGACCAAGCCAAAGCAAATGGGAAAAGGCTTTATCAAAGGCACGGGCATTACGGACGGGGCCGTGGCCACCAGTATTATTTGGGATTCATGTAATATTTTTACCATAGGCAGCGACGAAGAGGACCTGAAGGCCGCGGTAAACCGTCTTATCGAGCTACAGGGAGGAATCGTGATCTCGAAGCACGGCAAAATTATCTTTGAGTTTCCCATGCCCGCCTTCGGCCTCATGCCCCTCATAAGCCTCAAGGAGATTGCGGCGAAAACAAGAGAGCTCCAGGGGAAACTCGAAGAGATCGGCGCCCGCCTGGAAAAACCTTTCCTCACGATCCAGACGATCCCCTTCACGGGCCTGCCGTTCCTAAGGATCACGGACAAGGGTCTGGCGGATATCAAGAGCAGGAAGCTGGTTTCCATATTTGTGAAGTGA
- a CDS encoding PEGA domain-containing protein has protein sequence MIARNLILLLFCAALAVGCGTSILRQDIPVTTNPMGAKIYANGKDMGKTPATVSLERTREHVITIVKEGYRQEDVAIRKQYQSDKVFMKALQTGFNTQIVSKDNHMAVNSGFNSVTQQEQTGEAYTLVPPVIKITLTPNSAPPAVNSGSERTSQILPPEPSPPE, from the coding sequence ATGATTGCCCGAAACCTTATCCTTCTCCTGTTTTGTGCGGCCCTGGCTGTAGGCTGCGGGACCTCGATCCTCAGGCAGGACATCCCGGTTACGACCAATCCCATGGGAGCGAAGATTTACGCAAACGGCAAGGACATGGGGAAAACTCCCGCCACCGTCTCCCTGGAGAGGACCCGAGAGCATGTCATCACCATCGTCAAGGAAGGATACCGGCAGGAGGACGTGGCAATCCGAAAACAATACCAGTCCGATAAGGTCTTCATGAAAGCCCTCCAGACAGGGTTCAACACCCAGATAGTCTCCAAAGACAACCACATGGCCGTAAACAGCGGATTCAACTCCGTCACCCAGCAGGAGCAGACAGGCGAAGCCTACACCCTGGTCCCGCCCGTAATAAAAATCACCCTCACCCCCAATTCAGCCCCGCCGGCTGTGAACTCCGGGTCCGAGCGAACCTCGCAAATTCTTCCTCCGGAACCTTCACCGCCCGAATGA
- a CDS encoding GlsB/YeaQ/YmgE family stress response membrane protein — translation MHILWTIIIGFLAGVVAKFLIPGKDPGGFIITTIIGIVGAILATYLGQAMGWYDAGQKAGFIGAIIGAIILLLLYRLFRRFFGTRQA, via the coding sequence ATGCATATTCTGTGGACTATCATTATCGGCTTTCTCGCAGGTGTTGTTGCCAAGTTCCTAATTCCCGGGAAAGATCCGGGTGGATTTATCATCACTACCATCATCGGGATTGTCGGCGCAATCCTCGCAACATATTTGGGACAGGCCATGGGGTGGTACGACGCCGGTCAGAAGGCCGGGTTCATCGGCGCCATCATCGGCGCCATCATACTTCTCCTTCTGTACAGGTTATTCAGACGTTTTTTCGGGACAAGGCAGGCCTGA
- a CDS encoding DUF4126 domain-containing protein has product METIALLGSLTGLGLMAGLSLYATILTVGLGVRFGLVHLDPGLQHLAVLAGTPVLVAAGIVYLFEFFADKIPWLDSIWDSVHTFIRPFGAAVLGVTAIGSVDTVTQVLSVILCGGAALASHSAKAGTRIMVNHSPEPVSNVSLSLFEDGLTFLGTWFSLKHPQLMLIIAGVFMVIILAISPRIFRLLKVELLAFHAMIDKYLSGSGRLPAGEPMPDGYEQYLRKRFDPSAFPKAVRCVASRGVGGLRHSVGYLCLGGEGLFFLTRRWFHFSLWQMKGNSITDLRRTKGLLLDLISFSDGEGPRSFYFFKNRSDRGMQALVMMQDQSPTKDVT; this is encoded by the coding sequence ATGGAAACCATCGCTCTCCTCGGTTCTTTAACAGGTCTCGGTCTGATGGCCGGACTGAGCTTGTACGCGACCATCCTCACCGTGGGCCTGGGCGTTCGCTTCGGCCTTGTCCACCTTGACCCCGGCCTGCAACATCTCGCGGTGCTTGCCGGCACACCCGTTCTCGTGGCAGCAGGCATCGTATATCTCTTCGAATTCTTTGCCGATAAGATTCCCTGGCTGGACAGCATTTGGGATTCCGTTCACACCTTTATCAGGCCCTTTGGGGCCGCCGTGTTGGGGGTCACCGCCATCGGTTCGGTCGATACCGTGACGCAGGTGCTGTCCGTTATCTTGTGCGGAGGTGCAGCCTTGGCTTCTCACTCGGCAAAAGCGGGAACCCGCATAATGGTCAATCACTCGCCGGAGCCCGTCTCGAACGTGAGCCTGAGCCTCTTTGAGGATGGGCTGACATTCCTGGGAACATGGTTTTCCCTGAAGCATCCCCAACTAATGCTTATAATCGCAGGGGTTTTTATGGTAATTATCCTGGCTATCTCGCCACGTATTTTTCGGCTGCTGAAGGTCGAGCTTCTGGCTTTTCACGCAATGATTGACAAATACCTGTCGGGCTCCGGCCGCCTGCCGGCCGGGGAACCGATGCCCGACGGGTACGAACAATACCTTCGGAAGCGATTCGATCCGTCGGCATTTCCAAAGGCGGTTAGGTGCGTCGCATCGAGGGGAGTGGGTGGGTTGCGCCACTCCGTAGGTTATCTCTGCCTTGGCGGGGAAGGGCTATTCTTTCTGACGCGGCGATGGTTTCATTTTTCCCTATGGCAAATGAAGGGCAATTCCATAACAGACCTCAGGCGCACCAAGGGTCTGCTCCTCGATCTCATTTCTTTTTCGGATGGGGAAGGTCCGAGGAGCTTCTACTTTTTCAAGAACCGTTCCGACCGGGGCATGCAGGCCCTTGTGATGATGCAGGATCAGTCCCCGACAAAAGACGTTACTTGA
- a CDS encoding helix-hairpin-helix domain-containing protein, producing the protein MPTKTETEYFRAYLFLVAASLLGLSLILGGSPSYGQPQKTTVMDLNTASEKELESIKGVGPATAKKIIAGRPYRSIEDLKKAGIPEKTIESIKPYVRVGAAPARAKPAVEAKPTAPPKPTVSPVPVKEKAKGTPVGTPPAKEIPAPAASTPAAPAAKSPARTAAPAAAKPAPGEKVSINSATKEQLEALPEIGPVKAQAIIDGRPYKKAEDVMRVKGIKEKTFDKIKDLISVD; encoded by the coding sequence ATGCCAACCAAAACCGAGACGGAATACTTTAGAGCTTATTTGTTCCTCGTTGCGGCAAGCCTTTTAGGATTGTCCCTTATTTTGGGGGGCTCCCCGAGCTACGGTCAGCCCCAGAAGACGACGGTGATGGACCTGAATACCGCCTCAGAAAAGGAGCTCGAATCCATTAAGGGCGTTGGTCCTGCTACGGCAAAAAAGATCATTGCCGGCCGTCCCTACCGGTCGATAGAGGATCTCAAGAAGGCGGGTATCCCAGAGAAGACCATTGAATCCATCAAACCTTATGTGAGGGTCGGCGCTGCCCCGGCACGGGCAAAACCTGCTGTGGAGGCCAAACCGACGGCCCCGCCGAAGCCGACCGTGTCACCGGTCCCGGTGAAGGAGAAGGCCAAAGGAACGCCGGTCGGGACTCCGCCTGCGAAGGAAATCCCTGCTCCGGCAGCGTCGACCCCCGCGGCGCCGGCAGCGAAGAGCCCGGCAAGAACTGCTGCTCCGGCTGCTGCGAAGCCGGCTCCCGGCGAGAAGGTGAGCATCAATAGCGCGACAAAGGAGCAGCTGGAAGCCCTCCCTGAAATCGGGCCGGTGAAAGCACAGGCGATTATCGATGGGCGCCCCTACAAGAAGGCGGAGGATGTTATGCGGGTCAAGGGGATAAAGGAGAAAACCTTCGATAAGATCAAGGATTTGATCAGCGTGGATTAA
- a CDS encoding response regulator has product MKYLVVIDDDKLVEEYLEQFLRRAGYGEKSFSDPKEAFDFITGNREEVALVITDLTMPCMTGVQLGEELMKAAVGIPIILFTGDAVPPDADDLSSNIKIVLQKPITRKEFIHAVESLIGQAQDVG; this is encoded by the coding sequence GTGAAATATCTTGTGGTCATAGACGATGACAAACTCGTGGAGGAGTATCTTGAGCAATTTCTGAGAAGGGCTGGCTATGGAGAAAAATCTTTCAGTGATCCAAAAGAAGCCTTCGATTTCATTACCGGTAACCGCGAGGAAGTAGCCCTTGTCATCACAGATCTTACCATGCCATGTATGACGGGGGTACAACTGGGTGAGGAGTTGATGAAGGCGGCGGTGGGCATCCCGATTATCCTCTTCACAGGGGACGCGGTCCCGCCAGATGCTGACGACTTGTCGAGCAACATTAAAATAGTGCTTCAAAAACCGATAACACGAAAGGAGTTTATCCACGCGGTCGAATCGCTCATAGGGCAGGCTCAAGATGTCGGATGA
- a CDS encoding heparan-alpha-glucosaminide N-acetyltransferase domain-containing protein produces MTDNSPAPSSSRSTQAPSRFGALDAQRGLIIILMAVDHASMFVARAHSVEFWGTPLPSYPDAFWFLTRWLTHMCAPGFFFLMGMGMVMFAGSRRRAGWSEGRIFGFFAARGLLLIALQLLVENPAWMAGSLFAAPGAMVMRGGPIPGGGTGGAVYLGVLFALGSAMIFWAFMIRLPSWLIGVISLAAVALTEIVVPGPGEVNTLYPPLLRVLLIPGHTDPVVVFYPIIPWLAPCGLGLIFGRAVLRDTPTARRWALWTGIVLAIIFLLLRIHGGFGNLNEVPPGWMGFLNVVKYPPSLSFLALALAINLLLMASWRKIEPFFQNRRHPLLVFGRAPLFFYLLHLWLYALLGVFFPRGNGLPALYAIWLLGLAVLYPLCLLYVEFKAKKPVSSLWRFF; encoded by the coding sequence ATGACCGACAACTCTCCCGCTCCCTCCTCATCTCGCTCTACTCAGGCACCCTCCCGGTTTGGGGCGCTTGATGCCCAGCGGGGGCTCATCATCATTCTTATGGCGGTCGATCATGCCTCCATGTTCGTCGCCCGGGCACATTCCGTGGAGTTCTGGGGCACCCCTTTGCCCTCTTACCCCGACGCCTTCTGGTTCCTCACCCGCTGGCTCACCCACATGTGCGCTCCGGGCTTCTTCTTCCTTATGGGGATGGGCATGGTCATGTTCGCCGGCTCCCGCCGCCGCGCCGGGTGGAGCGAGGGCAGGATCTTCGGCTTTTTCGCCGCCCGTGGCCTCCTCTTGATCGCCCTTCAGCTTCTCGTCGAAAATCCTGCATGGATGGCAGGCAGCCTTTTCGCCGCCCCAGGCGCAATGGTGATGAGGGGAGGCCCCATACCGGGCGGAGGGACGGGCGGGGCCGTCTACCTCGGGGTACTCTTTGCTCTCGGCTCTGCCATGATATTCTGGGCCTTCATGATACGGCTGCCCTCATGGCTTATCGGCGTAATCAGCCTCGCGGCCGTGGCTTTGACCGAGATTGTCGTGCCCGGACCAGGCGAGGTGAATACGCTCTACCCTCCCCTTCTCAGGGTGCTCCTCATTCCCGGGCATACTGACCCGGTGGTGGTCTTCTATCCGATCATCCCGTGGCTTGCCCCGTGCGGGCTGGGCCTTATCTTCGGGAGGGCCGTGCTCCGCGACACTCCGACTGCCAGGCGGTGGGCCTTGTGGACCGGCATCGTCCTCGCTATCATTTTTCTTTTGCTCCGCATTCACGGAGGATTCGGCAATCTGAATGAGGTCCCGCCGGGCTGGATGGGCTTCCTGAACGTGGTGAAATATCCGCCGAGCCTCTCCTTCCTGGCCCTTGCGCTCGCGATCAACCTCCTTCTCATGGCTTCGTGGAGAAAGATCGAGCCTTTTTTTCAGAATCGGCGCCACCCCCTGCTCGTCTTCGGCAGGGCTCCTCTCTTCTTTTATCTCCTTCACCTCTGGCTATACGCCCTGCTCGGCGTGTTCTTTCCCCGGGGAAACGGACTCCCCGCTCTCTATGCGATCTGGCTCCTGGGGCTTGCGGTCCTCTACCCCCTGTGTCTCCTTTACGTTGAATTTAAAGCGAAAAAACCCGTTAGTTCCCTGTGGCGATTTTTTTAG
- the plsY gene encoding glycerol-3-phosphate 1-O-acyltransferase PlsY, with product MRSLLFIIAAYLIGSIPVGVILSKMKGKDPRSVGSGNIGATNVMRTAGKALGIITLIGDALKGYIPTFCAIHYGLPEYIIAAVGLAAFLGHLFPLFLGFKGGKGVATALGVYLALNPLAILGSFIVFLIVLLKWRYVSAGSIAGTVAMPFLLIALKAPAMYLYLSIVVTVMIVVKHRGNIRRLAAGTEHKLGSSKKIATGN from the coding sequence ATGCGCTCCCTTCTCTTCATCATCGCCGCATATCTGATCGGCTCCATACCCGTGGGTGTGATACTTTCGAAGATGAAGGGAAAGGACCCACGCTCGGTGGGGAGCGGGAACATCGGTGCCACCAATGTGATGAGGACCGCAGGAAAGGCGCTCGGCATCATCACCCTTATCGGGGACGCCCTGAAAGGCTATATCCCCACCTTTTGCGCCATACACTACGGATTGCCCGAATATATTATTGCCGCCGTCGGTCTGGCCGCATTCCTGGGACACCTCTTTCCTCTCTTTCTCGGCTTCAAGGGCGGCAAGGGCGTTGCCACTGCCCTGGGCGTCTATCTCGCACTGAACCCTCTCGCAATTCTCGGAAGTTTCATTGTCTTTCTCATCGTCCTTCTCAAATGGAGGTATGTCTCCGCGGGTTCCATCGCGGGCACCGTGGCCATGCCTTTCCTCCTGATAGCCCTCAAGGCCCCCGCTATGTACCTTTACCTCTCCATTGTCGTGACCGTGATGATCGTGGTCAAACACCGGGGAAACATCAGGAGACTCGCGGCCGGGACGGAGCATAAGCTGGGCTCATCTAAAAAAATCGCCACAGGGAACTAA
- a CDS encoding nitroreductase family protein yields the protein MTKLPWKYGTSLLTVISVTALIFLAGIALAADAQAPAAPSMPLNSPEAKTPLPAPSGMDTLSAIFTRRSIRKYTAAPVSDETVKILLRAAMAAPSARNEQSWEFVVIRDRNTLKELPNISPFAAHVPSAQVAILVVGNRKLEAVPGLWVPDCSNATMNILLAAHSMGLGAVWTTLYPYEERMAGMRKLVLLPDHVVPLAIIPLGYPAEKKHREDRFKPEKIHYEKW from the coding sequence ATGACAAAATTACCTTGGAAATACGGTACCAGTTTACTGACAGTCATTTCTGTAACGGCATTGATCTTTCTCGCGGGGATTGCCCTCGCTGCCGACGCCCAGGCTCCGGCAGCACCGTCCATGCCTTTGAATTCTCCTGAGGCGAAGACCCCTCTGCCCGCACCGTCGGGCATGGATACTCTCTCTGCCATTTTCACGCGGCGGAGCATCCGCAAGTACACCGCCGCTCCCGTTTCCGATGAGACGGTCAAAATCCTCCTTCGTGCCGCCATGGCCGCCCCCTCCGCGAGAAACGAGCAATCATGGGAGTTTGTGGTGATCAGGGACAGGAACACTTTAAAGGAGCTTCCTAATATCAGCCCCTTTGCCGCACACGTCCCCTCTGCCCAGGTGGCGATTCTCGTGGTGGGGAACAGGAAACTGGAGGCCGTGCCCGGTCTCTGGGTCCCGGACTGCTCGAACGCGACGATGAATATCCTTCTTGCCGCCCATTCCATGGGACTCGGCGCGGTCTGGACGACCTTATATCCTTACGAAGAGAGAATGGCGGGCATGAGGAAACTGGTCCTTCTGCCCGACCATGTCGTGCCCCTCGCCATCATTCCCCTGGGATACCCGGCAGAGAAGAAGCACCGGGAGGACAGGTTCAAGCCGGAAAAGATCCACTACGAGAAGTGGTAA
- the cydB gene encoding cytochrome d ubiquinol oxidase subunit II: protein MVLIHLWAGIIGLAMILYIILDGISLGMALLFPLAADPKKRAIMTESIAPVWDTNQTWLVFGAAAIFAAFPSVYAILSSALYIPLMAFVMGLIFRGVTFEFRTNAKKKGAWDRAFFFGSLVAVLSQGFMLGGILSGISISQDVFSGGAMDWLNTFSLLVGFSLIPGYVMLASCYLILKTEGEVQELGYRYALPSTLLVLFFMAVVTVWTPYHYPLVWQHWFSAPRIHFVWSFPLLGLISAYLLLKALHERREPAPLLCAFGLFLSGYLGLITSLYPYAIPPTLTFTEAAAQPETLRFTLWGAAIVLPVVIGYVVYSYAVFRGKVGAGRSYE, encoded by the coding sequence ATGGTTCTGATCCACCTTTGGGCCGGGATTATCGGCCTTGCCATGATCCTCTACATTATCCTCGACGGTATCAGCCTCGGAATGGCGCTCCTCTTTCCCCTCGCCGCCGACCCCAAGAAGCGGGCAATCATGACCGAGAGCATCGCCCCTGTGTGGGATACGAACCAAACGTGGCTCGTCTTCGGGGCAGCGGCCATTTTCGCGGCCTTCCCCTCCGTCTACGCGATACTTTCGAGCGCCCTCTACATTCCCCTTATGGCCTTCGTGATGGGACTCATCTTCCGGGGCGTGACCTTTGAATTCAGGACGAATGCAAAGAAAAAAGGTGCATGGGACAGGGCGTTCTTCTTCGGGAGCCTTGTCGCGGTCCTCTCCCAGGGCTTCATGCTGGGCGGGATCCTTTCAGGTATTTCAATCTCACAGGATGTTTTTTCGGGCGGGGCCATGGACTGGCTCAATACCTTTTCCCTCCTTGTCGGCTTCTCCCTCATACCGGGATATGTGATGCTCGCCTCATGCTATCTTATCCTCAAGACCGAAGGGGAGGTACAGGAGCTCGGCTACCGCTATGCCCTGCCCTCGACCTTGCTTGTGCTCTTTTTTATGGCGGTGGTGACCGTGTGGACGCCCTATCATTATCCCCTGGTATGGCAGCATTGGTTTTCCGCCCCCAGGATCCATTTCGTCTGGTCTTTTCCGCTCCTGGGGCTGATATCCGCGTACCTGCTCCTGAAAGCCCTCCACGAGCGGCGCGAGCCGGCGCCCCTGTTATGCGCCTTCGGCCTTTTCCTCTCGGGCTACCTGGGCCTTATCACTTCTCTCTACCCCTACGCGATCCCGCCGACCCTCACCTTTACCGAGGCGGCGGCCCAACCGGAGACGCTCCGTTTTACCCTCTGGGGCGCGGCAATAGTCCTGCCCGTGGTGATCGGCTACGTGGTCTACAGCTATGCGGTATTTCGGGGCAAAGTAGGCGCAGGGCGCTCCTACGAATAA
- a CDS encoding cytochrome ubiquinol oxidase subunit I codes for MDILTEPLFLSRLQFALTIMFHMLFPTLTIGLGFYLVVVEAFWLATKEEIYYRMYRFWARIFAINFGVGVVSGIVMEFQFGTNWSRFATITANVFSPLLYYEVMVAFFLEAGFLSIMLFGWKRVRPGVHFLATCMVSAGSILSAFWILAGNSWMQTPSGFTMSNGKFMVTNFWEAIFNPSFPITFSHMLIASFETSVFAVAGISAFFLLRGSYVPFSRRSMGMALIMAALFAPLQVFLGDVNGRAVASSQPAKLAAIEAHWETNIRGGAPLHLFAIPDMERETNFAQISVPDGLSMLITHTLEGRVQGLKEFPRGDRPNSLVLFWNFRVMAGIGFVFLFVMVWAGILRLRGNLFENRLFLRALIFIQPLGWLATETGWVTTEVGRQPWLVYNLVRTPDGLSPIPAASAIWSLALFIVIFIVVGSSYFYYIFTMLKGGPDLTGPIPHVERPAGMRSFGSSSSPGEEG; via the coding sequence ATGGACATCCTGACAGAGCCTCTTTTTCTTTCGCGGTTGCAATTTGCCCTCACTATCATGTTTCATATGCTCTTTCCGACGCTCACCATCGGCCTTGGATTCTATCTCGTGGTTGTGGAGGCGTTCTGGCTCGCGACAAAAGAAGAGATCTATTACCGCATGTATCGCTTCTGGGCCAGGATCTTCGCCATCAATTTCGGCGTAGGCGTGGTCTCGGGTATCGTGATGGAATTTCAGTTCGGCACCAACTGGTCACGGTTCGCGACCATCACGGCCAATGTGTTTTCTCCCCTCCTTTATTACGAAGTGATGGTCGCCTTTTTCCTCGAGGCAGGCTTCTTGAGCATTATGCTCTTCGGATGGAAGCGGGTGCGTCCGGGGGTCCATTTTCTCGCCACGTGCATGGTGTCGGCGGGCTCGATCCTTTCCGCCTTCTGGATTCTGGCGGGCAATTCTTGGATGCAGACGCCGAGCGGGTTCACCATGTCGAACGGGAAGTTCATGGTAACCAACTTTTGGGAAGCGATTTTCAACCCTTCCTTCCCCATCACCTTCAGCCATATGCTGATCGCCTCCTTCGAAACCTCCGTCTTCGCCGTTGCCGGAATCAGCGCCTTTTTCCTGCTCAGAGGAAGCTACGTCCCCTTCTCCCGTCGCTCCATGGGCATGGCGCTCATTATGGCGGCCCTCTTCGCCCCCCTTCAGGTCTTTCTCGGGGACGTGAACGGCCGTGCGGTCGCTTCCAGCCAGCCGGCCAAGCTCGCAGCCATCGAGGCTCACTGGGAGACGAATATCCGGGGAGGCGCGCCTCTTCATCTCTTTGCCATTCCCGACATGGAAAGGGAGACGAATTTTGCCCAGATATCGGTGCCGGATGGGTTGAGCATGCTCATCACCCACACTCTCGAAGGCAGGGTGCAGGGTCTCAAGGAGTTTCCCCGAGGCGACCGTCCTAATTCATTGGTCCTCTTCTGGAATTTCCGGGTTATGGCGGGTATCGGTTTTGTCTTCTTATTCGTCATGGTCTGGGCGGGCATACTGCGGCTGAGGGGCAATCTATTCGAAAATAGGTTATTTCTCCGGGCCCTTATATTCATTCAGCCCCTGGGATGGCTTGCCACGGAGACGGGATGGGTCACGACCGAGGTGGGACGGCAGCCCTGGCTGGTCTATAACCTGGTCAGGACCCCGGACGGCCTTTCTCCTATTCCGGCGGCAAGCGCAATCTGGTCGCTCGCCCTCTTCATCGTAATCTTTATCGTCGTCGGGAGCAGCTACTTTTACTATATCTTCACCATGCTCAAGGGAGGACCGGACCTGACGGGCCCTATCCCCCACGTCGAGAGACCCGCGGGCATGAGATCTTTTGGATCTTCTTCATCGCCGGGAGAGGAGGGGTAA